A segment of the Ruegeria sp. AD91A genome:
GGCCATGATCGCGCCCTCAAACATGCGCTGCGACATGGCTGCGTCATCCGCGTGCATGTTGCGGTGCTGGAACCAGAAATACCGAGAGGTTTCCGCATCGACCGGCGTGATGAAATTGTACGAAATGTTCACAAAGGCATTGGGCGACATCGGTCGATCCGCCCCGCCCTCATCCGTCGGAGTGTAAACGGACATGTTGATCGCCGTGGACGGCAGACGGCATTCGTAATGCTGCTTGCGGTCACAACTTGGCCCAAACGGCAGTATCGGCGCGTAGTAGGGCGGCGCGGGTTCGTCCGCGATCCAGCGCGAAACAATGACACCGCTTTCGGTTTCTTCAAGATCCAGCGGGCGGTTGTCGGTCCCTGCCCCGGCAAACGAGGTCAGATGCACCCAGGCCACATGGCTTGGATCCAGCAGGTTGTCGATGATGTAAAGGTAGTGGCACGCCATCTCCATCGCTCCGGTCCGGGTCTTGCCCCAGGACGGGTTGTCGAAATTGGGGATATCGATGATATCGTCAGTGCTGGCGTTATCCGGGTCTCCCATCCAGAGCCACAGAAACCCCCAGCGATCTTCGGCCGGGAAGGCATGCACGGCGGCGCGGCGCGGAGGATTGTCCAGCTGTGTTGGGGCGCTGACGCATTCACCGCCGCAGCCGAAAGTCAGACCGTGATAGCCGCAAACCACATGGTCCCCTTCAATGGTGCCCCGAGACAGCGGCAGCTTTCTATGCGGGCAAGCGTCCTCCAACGCGATCGCTTTGCCTGTTGTGTCACGATAGACTACTATCTCTTCGCCCAGCATTCGCACGGCGCTCAGGCTGCGGCCAAAATCCTCGGACCGTCCGGCGACATACCAGCTGTTGCGAACAAACCCCTCTGCTCCGGCCAGATCAGGACGCATGTTTCTTACTCCGAAAACACATCAAAAGCCTTGAGCGCCTTGGCGCTATACGCATAGGACGGCCCTCCGCCCATATAGGTGGCCATGGCCAACGCCTCGCACATCTCTTCGCGGGTAGCGCCCAGCCGGACCAGCGAACGCACATGAAATCCAATGCAACTGTCGCAGCGGGTCGCGATCGCAATGCCAAGCGCCATGAACTCCTTGGTTTTCTCGCTCAGCGCTCCATCGGTCTTGGCGGCCTTTCCCATGATGCCAAAGCCGCGCACTGTTTCAGGCACCTCCTTTGAAAAGGCCCCGATATTGGCCTCGGTCTCGGCCATGAAATCTTTCCAGTCCATTTTTTACTCCTTATCCGCGCTCGTCCGCGCCCATGCGACGCTCCAGCCAGCGCACCCCGGCTGAGATGATCAGAACCAGGATCAGATACTCGAAAATCAGCAGGGTATAGATTTCCAGTGGGCGGTATTCCGTCACCACCAACTCATTCGCGCGGCGGGTCAGTTCCTGCATCCCGATGACGCTGGCGAAGGCGCTCATCTTGACGATGTAGATGAACTGGTTTGCCAGCGGCGGCAGAATACGCCGGATTGCCTGTGGCAGGATCACGTAGCGCATGGTCTGCACATAGTTCAGCCCAATGGTTTGCGCCGCCTCGCGCTGGCCTCGGGCAATGGATTGAATCCCCGCGCGGTAGATTTCGGCAGTAAAGGCACTGTCAGAAATCGCCAACGTAAGGATCGCACCCCAAAAGGGATCAATGGGGATGTTCACCCCCATGGACTGAAACACGATCGGCAAGCCGTAAAACACCCAAAACAACATCGGCAGCAGAGGGATGGCGCGGATGAACTCCACGTAAATTCGGTTAAGCATCCGCCAGCCGCGTTTCTCGGACAACCCCGGCAAGGCGACCAGCAGCCCGATGACGATCGAAATAACGGCAGCGATCAACGAAATCTGGATCGTCGCGCCCATGCCCGAGATCAAGAATTTCACATTGGTCCAACCCGACGCCGTGGTCGGATCGATCACGTACCAGCCCCAGGTCTGGGACGACGAACATCCTGCCAGCAGAAAAAGTGGAAGAATCAGAAGAGTTTTTTTCATCGGCTCCACTCAGTGCTGCAAAATCTGGCTGAGGAATTGGCGGCACCGTTCGGATTGAGGTGCCGTGAAGAAATGTTCGGGGTTGCCTTCCTCGACAATTTCGCCTGCATCCATGAAGATCATCTTGTCCGCCACCTTGCGGGCAAATCCCATCTCGTGCGTGACAACCACCATGGTCATGCCCTCATTCGCCAGTTCGACCATCACATCCAGCACTTCCGAAATCATCTCGGGGTCCAGCGCCGAAGTGGGTTCATCAAACAACAAGACGCGCGGCTCCATGCACAGGGATCGCGCTATGGCGACGCGTTGCTGCTGACCGCCCGACAACTGAATGGGCTTTTTTTCGGCCTGATCGGGAATATGCACCCGATCCAGATAATGACGTGCTTTTTCCTCTGCCTCTTTGCGGCTTAGACCGCGCGCTTTGACCGGGCCCAAGGTCAGGTTCTCCAACACGGTCAGATGAGGGAACAGGTTGAATTGCTGGAACACCATGCCGACCTCGGACCGGATTCTGGCCACGGATTTTGCCTCATCCGTCAACTCGATCCCATCTACGCGAATGGTTCCTTTCTGGTGCTTTTCCAACTGGTTGATACATCGCACAACAGTGGATTTTCCTGACCCGGACGGTCCGCAGATCACCACCTTTTCGCCGCTGTTAACTGTCAGATTGATATCTTTGAGAACGTGAAACGTGTCGAACCACTTGTTCACGCCCACAAGTTCGATTGCGGCGTCTGGCATAAGCTGAGCTGCCCCTGTTTTAGTCCCAGTATAATATTTTCTTGAGGTTATCTTTCCCTTTGGGCTTAAATCAATGAAGAATACGGCCACAAGGTCGAAACGCCACCAACGGGAGAAACCTATGAACACTTTTTGGAAAGCTGCGGCAGCCGCTGCGCTTGGGCTTGTATTGTCAGGCGCTGCGAACGCGCAATCTGCACTGAACGAGGTGCTGGATTCCGGCGTGCTCAAGGTTGGCACCACGGGCGATTGGAACCCCATGTCCCTCCGCGACCCTGCAACCAACAGCTACAAGGGGTATGACATCGACATCATGAACGAGCTGGCCGCCGATCTGGGTGTTGAGGTCGAATATGTCCCTACCGACTGGAAAACACTGGTCAACGGTGTTGT
Coding sequences within it:
- a CDS encoding aromatic ring-hydroxylating dioxygenase subunit alpha, with the translated sequence MRPDLAGAEGFVRNSWYVAGRSEDFGRSLSAVRMLGEEIVVYRDTTGKAIALEDACPHRKLPLSRGTIEGDHVVCGYHGLTFGCGGECVSAPTQLDNPPRRAAVHAFPAEDRWGFLWLWMGDPDNASTDDIIDIPNFDNPSWGKTRTGAMEMACHYLYIIDNLLDPSHVAWVHLTSFAGAGTDNRPLDLEETESGVIVSRWIADEPAPPYYAPILPFGPSCDRKQHYECRLPSTAINMSVYTPTDEGGADRPMSPNAFVNISYNFITPVDAETSRYFWFQHRNMHADDAAMSQRMFEGAIMAFNEDKEVLEYVQTGMARRKTGYINLGLDAGAMRFRARVAKLIAQEAG
- a CDS encoding carboxymuconolactone decarboxylase family protein, whose amino-acid sequence is MDWKDFMAETEANIGAFSKEVPETVRGFGIMGKAAKTDGALSEKTKEFMALGIAIATRCDSCIGFHVRSLVRLGATREEMCEALAMATYMGGGPSYAYSAKALKAFDVFSE
- a CDS encoding amino acid ABC transporter permease, coding for MKKTLLILPLFLLAGCSSSQTWGWYVIDPTTASGWTNVKFLISGMGATIQISLIAAVISIVIGLLVALPGLSEKRGWRMLNRIYVEFIRAIPLLPMLFWVFYGLPIVFQSMGVNIPIDPFWGAILTLAISDSAFTAEIYRAGIQSIARGQREAAQTIGLNYVQTMRYVILPQAIRRILPPLANQFIYIVKMSAFASVIGMQELTRRANELVVTEYRPLEIYTLLIFEYLILVLIISAGVRWLERRMGADERG
- a CDS encoding amino acid ABC transporter ATP-binding protein, which encodes MPDAAIELVGVNKWFDTFHVLKDINLTVNSGEKVVICGPSGSGKSTVVRCINQLEKHQKGTIRVDGIELTDEAKSVARIRSEVGMVFQQFNLFPHLTVLENLTLGPVKARGLSRKEAEEKARHYLDRVHIPDQAEKKPIQLSGGQQQRVAIARSLCMEPRVLLFDEPTSALDPEMISEVLDVMVELANEGMTMVVVTHEMGFARKVADKMIFMDAGEIVEEGNPEHFFTAPQSERCRQFLSQILQH